In a single window of the Sulfurimonas sp. hsl 1-7 genome:
- a CDS encoding tyrosine-type recombinase/integrase: protein MQDIKASILSRGNRKFWYVKYQVLFENDDVKVGQESTKVLKTEKTLKYMQTKYLPVWIAKKMEELKAKKQESKKFSYYFKKFLELHKTDKSYHTRIGIYNKVNRYFGDMNVAKIKPLTVKEYLASLNLRNGTKRDYLGCIKGTLDIALDDDAIERNVAFGIRFKREEKAPIEPFSVQEVNLMLENSTGMFRNYLGVALHTGMRSGEILGLMHSDILEDRITIRRSVSKGRVTSPKTLGSVRDIPLFDAVKPYIESQRKLSKSLYLFEFDGSFIKDATFFKRRWHQLVKDCGMNYRKLYTTRHTFITAMLNSEQFKIMEIAAIVGHTSPEMIMKNYAGFIRNEHLKVATNIELFKKAGDTLGDTSTIRHLNRA, encoded by the coding sequence GTGCAAGATATAAAAGCCTCTATTTTATCACGAGGAAACAGAAAATTTTGGTATGTGAAATACCAAGTGTTATTTGAAAATGATGATGTTAAAGTTGGTCAAGAGAGTACAAAAGTTCTAAAGACTGAAAAGACTCTCAAATATATGCAAACAAAATATTTACCCGTTTGGATAGCTAAGAAGATGGAAGAACTCAAAGCCAAAAAGCAAGAGTCTAAAAAGTTTTCTTACTATTTTAAAAAGTTTCTTGAACTTCATAAAACAGATAAAAGCTATCATACGAGAATAGGAATCTATAACAAAGTAAATCGTTACTTTGGAGATATGAATGTTGCAAAAATAAAACCTCTTACCGTTAAAGAATACTTAGCATCTTTAAATCTAAGAAATGGTACAAAAAGAGATTATCTCGGATGTATTAAAGGCACATTAGATATTGCACTTGATGATGATGCAATTGAGCGTAATGTTGCTTTTGGAATTAGGTTTAAAAGAGAAGAGAAAGCTCCCATTGAACCCTTTTCAGTTCAAGAAGTAAATCTAATGCTAGAAAACTCAACTGGCATGTTTCGAAACTACTTAGGTGTTGCTTTACATACTGGTATGAGAAGCGGTGAGATATTAGGTTTGATGCATAGTGATATATTGGAAGATAGAATCACCATTAGACGTTCAGTTTCCAAAGGTCGGGTTACTTCACCTAAAACACTAGGAAGTGTTAGAGATATTCCATTGTTTGATGCTGTAAAGCCATATATTGAAAGCCAACGAAAACTAAGTAAATCGCTTTATCTATTTGAGTTTGATGGAAGCTTTATCAAAGACGCTACATTCTTTAAAAGAAGATGGCATCAGCTCGTAAAAGATTGTGGAATGAATTATAGAAAACTCTATACGACAAGACACACTTTTATCACTGCAATGCTCAATAGTGAACAGTTTAAAATAATGGAAATTGCAGCCATTGTCGGACACACTTCACCAGAGATGATTATGAAAAACTATGCAGGTTTTATCAGAAATGAGCATTTAAAGGTTGCTACAAATATAGAGTTGTTTAAAAAGGCTGGTGACACTTTGGGTGACACTAGTACAATTAGACATCTAAATAGAGCTTAG
- a CDS encoding efflux RND transporter permease subunit: MVRSFIRFSIEKPLLNHILLIFIFMLSIFAYINIPKEIFPPMNMDKIVITGGYSGTSADVLDKMVVQTIEDDMQNIDDLEEIKSDIKNGAFTISADIKPGADNILVLNDVKDIVSSVKKDLPSDMNEPVAKIKLHAFPLALIALSGDVSKEELLDRAEELKSELSNFKDLSDITIRGDADEELDIVLNNDKIKAYGLQPALVVSAISNISSIFPIGTIKQQANHLYISTFNGEKTKEGVENTLIDVGGKKLKISDIADVDFTLSDEAELSHYNGVRNISVNVTKSKDGNAIALVKDIRALLKELHQKNPQFNYDIYTDTSVWIKNRLNVVFSNIMFGLMLVFLAMLIFINRGIAFVVALGIPVSFMIGLIVSELLGDSLNMLSLLGALIALGMLVDEAIVVAENIYRHLEEGMERKEAVVQGAVEMFPAVLTATLTTVFAFLPMLLMSGEMGMFIKIIPIMITVLLLSSLFEAFYFLPLHAYEFLRVSKEGSFTKNMWAGMYVRYSKVLHFFFRRKVISLITMVSLILGATVLFVSQLKFQLFPDFDTTQVYVYGKVDINNELTDTEQYVAQLEKKILAKIDPQDVSSVTSVIGFKMDSKNNAEIGENLFHIFVDLKERAPVNMFDTYISPYLSIEYDKDIKTRQKDSRDIAQDIKELLKDEFAKYDELVVKVPGAGVIAHDIEIGLRSQDGRDVVPYLKELESEIAKINGVFNISDDATLGEKELKLRINKYGQELGFNEQSISNSLRAYYLKGEYGKLFNNSGLVRIKIESNMNEDIDSLKDLEVQIPSTNQYVLLKDIADFIYVQSYVTLKKEDAKRIKSFYASLDKTVITSSEVMKKLQPVFEKLKNEGILIDIKGEEKENKKNIREMTQSALIALFLIFITLVWLFDSIKKSLIVISTIPLVLLGVFVGHYVMGINLTMPGMIGIVGLAGVVVNDGLIMVDFIKKAKDTEELMSRAKTRLRPILLTSLTTVLGLLTLIFFASGQAMILQPMAVSLGFGIAWATVLNLIYVPLLYAVAYRIKAPQNIN; encoded by the coding sequence GTGGTACGCAGTTTTATCAGGTTTTCTATAGAGAAACCTCTTTTAAATCATATACTTTTAATATTTATATTTATGCTCTCAATCTTTGCGTATATCAATATACCAAAAGAGATCTTTCCGCCTATGAACATGGACAAGATCGTAATTACCGGCGGATATAGTGGAACTTCCGCTGATGTCCTCGATAAGATGGTGGTGCAGACGATCGAAGACGATATGCAAAATATCGATGACCTTGAAGAGATCAAGAGTGATATCAAAAACGGTGCCTTTACAATCTCGGCAGATATCAAACCGGGTGCCGATAATATCTTGGTGCTTAATGATGTCAAAGATATAGTAAGCAGTGTTAAAAAAGACCTCCCTTCAGATATGAACGAACCCGTTGCAAAGATCAAACTTCACGCTTTCCCACTGGCTCTTATTGCACTCTCGGGCGATGTTTCTAAAGAGGAGTTGTTAGATAGAGCAGAAGAGCTAAAAAGCGAACTCTCAAACTTTAAAGACCTCAGTGACATCACTATCCGTGGTGATGCAGATGAAGAGCTTGATATTGTTTTAAATAACGACAAAATCAAAGCGTACGGACTCCAGCCTGCACTCGTGGTATCTGCGATCAGCAACATCAGCTCCATTTTTCCGATCGGTACGATCAAACAACAGGCAAACCACCTTTATATCTCAACATTTAACGGGGAAAAAACAAAAGAGGGTGTAGAAAATACCCTGATTGATGTAGGCGGTAAAAAACTGAAAATCAGTGATATTGCAGATGTCGATTTTACGCTGAGTGACGAGGCTGAACTCTCTCACTATAACGGTGTAAGAAACATCTCTGTCAATGTGACAAAAAGTAAAGACGGAAATGCCATAGCACTTGTAAAAGATATACGTGCGTTGTTAAAAGAGCTGCATCAAAAAAATCCGCAGTTCAATTACGATATCTATACAGATACATCGGTATGGATTAAAAACCGTCTTAATGTAGTTTTTTCAAACATAATGTTTGGATTGATGTTGGTATTTTTAGCAATGCTTATTTTCATCAACCGCGGGATTGCATTTGTTGTAGCCCTTGGTATTCCTGTGAGTTTTATGATCGGACTTATTGTAAGTGAATTACTTGGAGATAGTTTAAATATGCTCTCACTTCTTGGAGCTTTGATAGCCCTTGGGATGCTTGTGGATGAAGCTATCGTAGTAGCCGAGAATATCTACAGACACTTAGAGGAGGGGATGGAGCGTAAAGAAGCGGTAGTTCAGGGTGCAGTAGAGATGTTTCCGGCAGTTTTAACGGCAACGCTGACAACGGTATTTGCTTTTTTACCTATGCTTCTCATGAGCGGAGAGATGGGGATGTTCATTAAGATCATCCCTATTATGATCACTGTTTTACTTTTATCTTCATTATTTGAAGCGTTCTATTTTCTACCGCTTCATGCTTATGAATTTTTGAGAGTTTCCAAAGAGGGAAGTTTTACAAAAAATATGTGGGCGGGTATGTATGTCCGCTACAGTAAAGTGTTACACTTTTTCTTTAGAAGAAAAGTGATCTCACTCATCACTATGGTTTCTTTGATCCTTGGAGCTACCGTACTTTTTGTTTCACAACTAAAGTTTCAGTTGTTTCCAGATTTCGATACGACACAGGTGTATGTGTACGGCAAAGTAGATATTAACAATGAACTGACAGATACGGAACAATACGTTGCACAATTAGAGAAAAAGATTTTAGCAAAGATTGATCCTCAGGATGTCTCTTCAGTTACTTCGGTGATCGGTTTTAAGATGGATTCTAAAAACAATGCGGAGATAGGGGAAAATCTTTTTCATATCTTTGTTGATCTAAAAGAGAGAGCACCTGTAAATATGTTCGATACATATATAAGCCCGTATCTCTCGATCGAATACGATAAAGATATTAAAACACGGCAAAAGGACTCTAGAGATATCGCACAAGATATAAAAGAGCTTTTAAAAGATGAGTTTGCAAAATATGACGAGTTAGTTGTAAAAGTTCCGGGCGCGGGTGTGATTGCACACGATATTGAGATCGGACTTCGATCACAAGACGGCAGGGATGTCGTGCCGTACCTCAAAGAGCTTGAAAGCGAGATCGCAAAAATAAACGGTGTATTTAATATCTCCGATGATGCAACATTGGGGGAAAAAGAGTTAAAGCTTCGCATAAACAAGTACGGTCAAGAATTAGGTTTTAATGAACAAAGCATCTCAAACTCTTTACGTGCATATTATCTCAAAGGGGAGTACGGAAAACTCTTTAACAATAGTGGACTGGTACGTATAAAAATTGAAAGTAATATGAACGAAGATATAGACTCTTTAAAAGATCTAGAGGTGCAAATCCCTTCAACGAACCAGTATGTGCTGCTTAAAGATATAGCAGATTTTATCTATGTGCAAAGCTATGTGACACTTAAAAAAGAGGATGCAAAACGTATAAAAAGTTTTTATGCCTCTTTAGATAAAACAGTTATAACATCGTCTGAAGTTATGAAAAAGCTTCAACCGGTATTTGAGAAGCTTAAAAATGAAGGTATTTTAATCGATATCAAGGGTGAAGAGAAAGAGAATAAAAAGAATATCAGAGAGATGACACAGTCTGCTCTGATCGCATTATTTTTAATTTTTATTACGTTAGTATGGTTGTTTGATTCTATAAAGAAATCTTTAATTGTAATCAGTACAATACCACTTGTTTTACTTGGTGTGTTTGTCGGGCATTACGTGATGGGAATCAATCTGACAATGCCGGGAATGATAGGTATAGTAGGACTTGCAGGTGTTGTTGTAAATGACGGGCTTATTATGGTTGACTTTATCAAAAAAGCCAAAGATACGGAAGAGTTGATGTCAAGAGCAAAAACAAGACTCCGGCCAATTTTACTTACATCACTGACAACGGTACTTGGGCTTTTAACACTGATCTTCTTTGCATCGGGTCAGGCGATGATACTCCAGCCGATGGCGGTATCGCTTGGATTTGGTATAGCATGGGCTACAGTGTTGAATCTTATATATGTACCGCTTTTATATGCAGTGGCATATAGAATAAAAGCACCGCAAAATATTAATTAG
- a CDS encoding globin: protein MNFDIAYGEFGVRPPVTKPIPEFLIEVGEAGIRKLIDEHYEAIKTSEIAHLFPMDPQDLEKAKKHAADFFIQICGGPDYFNQSRGAPQMVGRHARFRIDAKAREVWLSLYIPLLEKLKEEGVTETSLQSFWNYLNVFSLWMVNTQ, encoded by the coding sequence ATGAATTTTGATATAGCATACGGAGAGTTTGGTGTAAGACCCCCGGTTACAAAACCGATTCCTGAGTTTTTGATCGAAGTAGGGGAAGCGGGAATAAGAAAGTTAATTGATGAGCATTATGAGGCTATAAAAACGAGTGAGATAGCACATCTGTTCCCTATGGATCCTCAAGACCTAGAAAAAGCTAAAAAACATGCAGCCGACTTTTTTATTCAGATTTGCGGCGGTCCCGATTATTTTAATCAAAGCAGAGGTGCTCCTCAAATGGTAGGTCGTCATGCACGTTTTCGCATAGATGCTAAAGCAAGAGAAGTATGGTTGAGTCTATATATACCGCTCCTTGAAAAACTCAAAGAAGAAGGTGTTACAGAGACGTCGTTACAGTCATTTTGGAACTACTTAAATGTATTCTCTTTATGGATGGTAAATACACAGTAG
- a CDS encoding YeeE/YedE family protein codes for MENYIEDLSIINLCAFALGLMYGLVAQYTQFCFSGAIKDYIQIKSTRRASSILVAIITAVILSQSIAIFFQVDFSNTIYLKEEINYIAIIIGGIVFGAGMMLADGCSSRQLIKFSQGNIYSLVTILFIAIFAYITSKGLFSYFTNLLNHNELLLKLSSYLPNMQLPILLVIPVLLFVLWKMIPNIKSLLLCLDGVIIGILVSLAWVVTGVINVNEFEISTLEGLSFVYPSGKALEYLMFFSGSTLSFGVSIIFGLLLGGTVMAFFNKKYRVVNCASNDKENKLKNSIIGGSMMGVGGILTLGCTVGQGLTGISTLAFASFIAIISIAVSAYFTVIYLHKRDALASCYLFEWNQK; via the coding sequence ATGGAAAATTATATAGAAGATTTAAGTATTATTAATCTATGTGCATTTGCACTAGGCTTAATGTATGGATTAGTGGCTCAATACACTCAATTTTGTTTTAGCGGTGCAATAAAAGATTATATACAAATAAAATCTACAAGAAGAGCTAGTTCTATTTTAGTTGCTATTATTACAGCGGTAATCCTTTCTCAATCAATAGCTATATTTTTTCAAGTTGATTTTTCTAACACTATTTATTTGAAGGAAGAGATCAATTACATCGCTATCATAATAGGAGGCATCGTATTTGGAGCAGGTATGATGTTGGCTGATGGATGCAGTAGCCGACAACTGATCAAATTCTCTCAAGGCAATATCTACTCCTTAGTAACGATATTATTTATTGCTATTTTTGCTTATATAACCTCAAAAGGATTGTTTTCATACTTTACAAACTTGCTGAATCACAACGAATTGCTATTAAAACTATCATCATATTTGCCTAATATGCAATTGCCTATACTATTAGTTATTCCAGTTTTGTTATTTGTATTATGGAAAATGATACCAAACATAAAAAGCCTACTATTATGTTTAGATGGTGTAATTATTGGGATATTAGTCAGTTTAGCATGGGTAGTGACAGGAGTAATAAACGTAAATGAATTTGAAATATCAACTCTTGAAGGGTTGAGTTTTGTATATCCATCCGGCAAAGCTCTTGAATATCTGATGTTCTTTAGTGGAAGTACGTTGTCATTTGGTGTTAGTATAATATTTGGTCTATTGTTAGGTGGAACTGTTATGGCTTTTTTCAATAAAAAATATAGAGTAGTAAATTGTGCGTCAAATGATAAAGAGAATAAATTAAAAAACTCAATTATTGGTGGTAGTATGATGGGTGTTGGCGGCATCTTGACTTTAGGGTGTACAGTCGGTCAAGGACTTACCGGGATATCAACTCTTGCTTTTGCTTCTTTTATTGCTATTATCTCTATCGCCGTATCGGCTTACTTTACCGTTATATATCTGCATAAAAGAGATGCTTTAGCAAGTTGTTATCTTTTTGAATGGAATCAAAAATAA
- a CDS encoding MAE_28990/MAE_18760 family HEPN-like nuclease, whose amino-acid sequence MAKDLRTFDGLTNKLAEELGWRRKELTIIQNKIPTTKNAMQSVFLRSAVPLLYAHWEGFVKVTLSCYLEYVSSKHLTNDKLQYSFLALSLQNKIGDLEVNSIINKTKVVETLFNEYTNRSNIPKKGIINTKSNLKYDVFQEMLLILNLEESSFSAKKDLINDLVDMRNHIAHGEYLQVDLKLYNEFHNDIIALFEVIKTQIENNALLEKYKR is encoded by the coding sequence ATGGCAAAAGATTTACGTACTTTTGATGGTTTAACAAATAAATTAGCTGAAGAGCTTGGATGGAGAAGAAAAGAATTAACAATTATACAAAATAAAATTCCTACTACTAAAAATGCTATGCAATCAGTTTTTTTACGTTCAGCAGTTCCATTATTGTATGCGCATTGGGAAGGTTTTGTAAAAGTGACTTTATCTTGCTACCTAGAATATGTATCAAGTAAACATCTTACAAATGATAAACTACAATATTCTTTTTTAGCTTTATCATTACAAAATAAAATTGGAGATCTAGAAGTAAATAGTATTATCAATAAAACAAAAGTTGTCGAAACATTATTTAATGAATATACAAATAGATCTAATATACCAAAAAAGGGAATCATTAATACTAAATCTAATTTAAAATATGATGTATTTCAAGAAATGTTATTAATCTTAAACTTGGAAGAATCTTCCTTTAGTGCAAAAAAAGATTTAATTAATGATTTAGTAGATATGCGAAATCATATTGCACACGGTGAATATTTACAAGTTGATTTAAAACTGTATAATGAATTTCATAATGATATTATTGCATTATTTGAAGTGATAAAAACTCAAATAGAAAATAATGCATTATTAGAAAAGTACAAAAGATAA
- the rsmH gene encoding 16S rRNA (cytosine(1402)-N(4))-methyltransferase RsmH, translating into MENIPHIPVLYREVVSAFDDITDGIIIDCTMGYGGHSSLILDNNPNIKLIAIDQDQTAIDFSTKRLEKYGERVEIRKGRFSNVIKDILNEYDPRDIKGVLADIGVSSLQLDQKDRGFSYESDNLDMRMDKDAPLSASNVINEYSQNDLEIILRDYGEMRNYKKVASVIMQNRPFHSAKELSQKLNPFMPKGKKIHPATLLMQAIRIEVNDELGELKNLLAALEDAKLPSAKIAIISFHSLEDRIVKQTFAAWAKSCICPPQAMRCECGNNHNLGKIITKKPITAQSDELKDNARSRSAKLRVFQMELE; encoded by the coding sequence TATTACAGATGGAATCATCATAGATTGTACAATGGGATATGGTGGACACTCAAGTCTGATTTTGGATAATAATCCAAACATAAAACTTATCGCTATCGATCAAGATCAAACAGCCATAGACTTTTCAACAAAAAGACTGGAGAAGTATGGCGAGCGTGTAGAGATCAGAAAAGGGCGTTTTTCCAATGTTATCAAAGATATTTTAAATGAGTATGATCCTCGTGACATAAAAGGGGTTCTTGCAGATATCGGTGTATCTTCACTGCAACTGGATCAAAAAGATAGAGGTTTCTCGTATGAGAGTGATAACCTCGATATGCGTATGGATAAAGATGCTCCGCTTAGCGCTTCAAATGTGATAAATGAATATTCTCAAAACGATTTAGAGATAATCTTACGCGATTACGGAGAGATGAGAAACTACAAAAAAGTAGCTTCGGTTATTATGCAAAACAGACCGTTTCACTCCGCTAAAGAGTTAAGCCAAAAACTGAACCCTTTTATGCCTAAAGGGAAAAAGATCCATCCCGCAACACTTTTAATGCAAGCTATCCGTATTGAGGTAAATGATGAGTTAGGGGAGCTTAAAAACTTACTTGCTGCTCTAGAGGATGCAAAACTCCCAAGTGCAAAAATTGCAATTATCTCATTTCACTCTTTAGAAGACCGAATAGTAAAACAAACCTTTGCTGCTTGGGCAAAAAGTTGTATATGCCCGCCTCAGGCGATGCGATGTGAGTGTGGAAATAACCACAACTTAGGAAAAATCATAACAAAAAAACCGATTACGGCTCAAAGTGATGAGCTCAAAGATAATGCTCGAAGCAGAAGTGCGAAACTGCGAGTATTTCAAATGGAACTGGAATGA
- a CDS encoding DUF262 domain-containing protein, translating into MTTSETLIREIEVKREEFKNENYPMSIGELVNLYINGEVVINPDFQRFFRWSPLQKTRLIESIMLRIPLPSIFVFQREDGIWEIVDGLQRVSTILQFMGVLEGKEPLTLQATKYLPHLENFKWENEEDKEYEIPDTVKLNFKRVKLNLSIIIGDTGANAKFEVFQRLNTGGSYASDQEVRNSVMIMVNKPTYEWFIELAANKEFQNTLSLSDRLYEEQYNVELVLRHIALLYYEYTPKKDIKDFFDDITEKILLEDKFDYEKIKDKFISTFSILNSILDDNTFKRYDGTKFKGKFLESAFEAISIGVAYNIDSYSFPQDNDLLIEKIQNLHSDDEFKKYTGSGTNARTRIPNLLPFIKTYFRK; encoded by the coding sequence ATGACTACAAGTGAAACATTAATACGTGAAATTGAAGTAAAAAGAGAAGAATTTAAAAATGAAAATTACCCTATGTCTATTGGAGAACTTGTAAACTTATATATAAATGGGGAAGTAGTTATAAATCCTGACTTTCAAAGATTTTTTCGATGGTCACCTCTTCAAAAAACTAGATTAATTGAATCAATAATGCTGAGAATTCCTTTACCATCTATTTTTGTATTTCAACGCGAAGATGGAATTTGGGAAATTGTCGATGGATTACAAAGGGTTTCTACTATTTTACAGTTTATGGGTGTTTTGGAAGGTAAAGAACCTTTAACATTACAAGCAACAAAATATCTTCCACATTTAGAAAATTTTAAATGGGAGAATGAAGAAGATAAAGAGTATGAAATACCTGATACAGTGAAATTGAATTTTAAAAGAGTGAAACTAAACTTATCAATTATTATTGGAGATACAGGTGCAAATGCCAAGTTTGAAGTTTTTCAAAGACTTAATACAGGTGGCTCTTATGCATCTGATCAGGAAGTTAGAAATAGTGTTATGATAATGGTTAATAAACCAACATATGAATGGTTTATAGAACTAGCTGCTAATAAAGAGTTTCAAAATACACTCTCCCTCAGTGATAGACTTTATGAAGAACAATATAATGTAGAATTAGTATTGCGGCATATTGCATTATTATACTATGAATATACTCCAAAAAAAGATATTAAAGATTTTTTTGATGATATTACAGAAAAAATACTTTTAGAAGATAAATTTGACTATGAGAAGATTAAAGATAAGTTTATTAGTACTTTTAGCATACTAAATTCAATACTTGATGACAATACATTTAAGAGATATGATGGAACAAAGTTTAAAGGTAAATTTTTAGAATCAGCATTTGAAGCAATTTCTATTGGAGTAGCTTACAATATCGATAGTTATTCATTCCCTCAAGATAATGATTTACTTATAGAAAAAATTCAAAATTTACATTCTGATGACGAATTTAAAAAATACACAGGTTCTGGTACAAATGCAAGAACTAGAATTCCAAACTTATTACCATTTATAAAGACTTATTTTAGGAAATAA